GGCGCGGTCGGGGAACGTGTAGAGATGTGCCTGGGGAAGCTCGCCGTACTGGTTCCAGCTACAGCCCACGAAGAACTCCCCGGGGACCGCGAGCACGGTCGCCCAGAAGCTCGTGTCCTCGGTCCGTCGCCAGGTGGCGATCTCCTCGGGATTCGCGGGATCGCTCACGTCGTGGATCTTCACGCCGCCGCGGTACCACGACGAGTAGAGCCGGCCGTCGGCGAGATCGAAGTTGTGGGCGGTGGTCCAGAGTCCGCCGTAGCTCGGGGCCGGCGTCGGTGGGGCGTCGATCGTGGCGAGCTCTTCGGGATTCTGCGGCGATTCGATGTCCCAGAGCGTGATCCCGCCCGGTCCGCCCTCGCCCTCGACGGCCCACGACTCGACCCCGACACCCATGACGGCGGCGTCCTCGTCGACGGTCACGTAGTGTGAGTTGCCCGGCGGGACGAGCTGTGCGCGCCGGAGCGCCTCGCCCGAGAGCGACGCGAGTTCGTCGGGCGCGAGCCCCCCGATTCTGGTGATCGCGGTCGGATTCGACGGGTCGCGCACGTCGACCAGCCACGTGCCGGCGTCCCAGTGGGCGATGTAGGCTATTCCGTCCTGTACCCAGATGTCGTGGACCGTCGCGGGAAACAGAGGAATCCCTCCCCAGTTCGGCTCGTCGAGGATCGACCACCGGCCGACGCGCTCGGGCTCGTCGTTCGCGATGTCGACGATCGTCATGCCCACCGTTTCGCCGTCGAACTGCGAGAGGTACGCCCGCCCATCCGTGAGAAAGGCGTTGTGGATGGCGTAGTCGGTCTCGTGGACCGCGACTCGCTTCGGGCTTGCGGGATCACTCACGTCGTAGAGCACCATCGCGTTGAGCCCCGCACCCGGGTTCGCCGGACCGACCACGATCAATCGGTCGCCATCGAGTTTGGCGTCGCGGATGTCCGTGAGGGGGCCGTTCTCGCGGTCGGCGAGCAGGCCTCGGCGGTCGGCGAGCACTCGCGGATTTTTCGGATCGCTCAGATCGACGACGCCGAACCCGGTCGTGGCGGCGAGAAAGGCCGTCCGGCCATCGTCGCCCACGACGACTTCGGTCGCGCCGTCGAGCGGGACGCGCCCGAGCGGTTCGTACGCCGACTGTGCGATCGAGCGCCGGGTGACGGCCGGCAGCGCGAGCGTCCCGGCCGCAGCGCACAGTAGATCCCGGCGTCGCATACGCGGTCTTCGGTCCAAAACGGGTATGGGTTGTGGTTCCGGCGACCCGCCGACTTCTCTCGAATCCGGAGAGGGCTTTTGTTCGTCCCGGCGGTACTGTGGCTCGCATGGGGAAGATTGCCATCGACGAGGCGGCAGGGAGCGAGATGGGCGACGCCGATCGACGCAGTCTGTCGGAGCCACTCGACACCGCGGACCTCGCCATGAATCACTACGCGCTGGGGCCCGGCGAGGCGTTCTCGGGCGGGCTCCACGCACATCTCGATCAAGAGGAGGTGTTCTACGTTCAGGAAGGGACCGCGACGTTCGAAACCAAGTCCGAGGCCACTGCCGACAGCGATCTCGTCGAGGTGACTGCCGGCGAGACGATTCGGTTCGCGCCCGGTGAGTTCCAGCAGGGCCGCAACGAGAGCGACGAGCCCGTGGCCGCACTGGCGCTCGGGGCACCGAAGGAGTCGACGGAAGGGCGCGTGCCTCAGCCCTGTCCCGAGTGTGGCGAAAGCGACGTGCTCGCGATCACGATGACCGACGACGGAATGGGGCTCGAATGCCCCGAGTGCGGCGCGGCGATCGACGCCGACATCTGAGCCACACCGATCGACCCCGCTGTTGTTCTCACCCGCGGTGATCGGCCGGATCACCCGTCCCGCCGGTGAGCGCGCTCGCGAGCGCGCCCCGAACCACGACGTCGTCGCCGAACTCGGTGAGTCGGACCTCGGGGACGTTGGTCATCACGAGATCGTCGAGCCGGTCGCGGATCGGATCGACCACGAGTTCCTCGTTGTTGAGCGCGACCGCCCCACCGACCGAGATCACGAGCGGCGCGTAGGCGTGGACCACGCCCGCCACGCCCATCGCGTTCCACTCCGCGAGGCGGTCGACGACCCGTTCGGCGAACGCGTCCTCGCGGGCGTGGGCGAACACGTCGACGGCGTCGAACCCTTCCTCGTCGATCGGGAGGGCGGTCGCGGGTCGGTCGGCGTCGTTCCAGAGCAACCGCGCGTACGCCGGGATGTTCGCCCCCGAGCAGTACGCTTCCCAGTGACCGTCGTGGCCGCAGCCACAGGTCAGCCGTCCCTCGGGATCGACGGCGTAGTGGCCGACCTCGCCCGCGTTGCTGTCCCACCCTTTGAGGACGGAGCCGTCGACGGTGACGCCAGCCCCGATTCCGCTCGAAATCGTGAGGTAGACCATGTCGTCGGGGTTGCGCTCGGCGTGATACCGCTCGCCGATCACCCCCGCGGCGACGTCCTTGTGGAGGTGGACTCGATCCGAGTTCACGAGGTTCGCGATCGGCCCGGTGAGCGGGACGGTGTCGACCGCGATGTTCGTTGGCTCGACGATTCCCTCGGTGGGGTCGAGCCGGCCGGCGGCGGCCACCCCGACCGCCTCGATCGCCCCCGGGGACGCGTCCGCCGCCAGACACGCCTCGCGGAGACAGTCGAGTATCGCGTCGGTGACCGGGAGCCCCGTAGAGAGATCGGGTGGGACCGGCCGCTTGTCGCTGCCGCGGATCTCGCCGTCAGCGTCGGCGACGACCGCGCGGACGTTCGTCCCCCCGAGATCGACGCCGGCGTACCTCGCCATACGTCGGCAACGCCGCTCCTCGTCTTAACTCATCGGCATTGGGCTCGCACCGGCGGATGGAAGCCCCCTGGGGACGAACGTGGCCACATGATCGATCCCGATCTCGCCGGTCGAACGGCGCTCGTCACCGGCAGTGCGAAAGGCGTCGGCCGCGAACTCCTGCTCGCGCTCGCCGACTGCGGTGCGTCGGTCGCCGTCCACTACAACACCAGCGCCGACGCCGCGAGCAAGGTGGCCGACCGCGCCCGCGAGCACGGCGTCGACGTCACGACCGTCCAGGCCGACGTGACCGACCCCGACGCCGTCGACGACCTCTTTTCCGCCGTCGAGAACGATCTAGGGAGCGTGGACGTGCTCGTGAACAACGTGGGTGCGTTCGCGCCGACCCACTGGGAAGAGATCGACTTCGAGACGTGGAACCGGGTACTCGAAACCAATCTGAACGGGACCTATCTCTGTTCGAAGCGCGCGCTGGATGGAATGCGCGCGGCCGAGTGGGGCCGGATCGTCAACGTCGGCTACGCGAGCGCCGACCGACTGCTCGTCAGCCCGCAGAACTTCCCCTATTTCGTGGCGAAGGCGGGCGTGCTGATGTTCACTCGGATGCTCGCTGCCGACACCCAGGACGAGGGAATCACGGTGAACGCGGTCTCGCCGTATGTGGTCGAAAACTCCGACGTATTTCCGGACAGCCTGCCTCGTGGGCGATCGGCATCGTTCGAGGACATGTGCCAGGCGATGCTGTTCTTTCTCGAAGACGACAGCGACTACCTGAGCGGCCAGAACGTCGCTGTCGACGGTGGGTGGCGGCCCGAGCGGGTCTAACTAGTTCCCCTCGATCGCGTCGATCACCATCGCGGCCGCGACGATGGCTTCCTTCGGGACGTCGCTCGCGTCGTCGATTCGGACGACGTACTCGTCTTTCAGCGAGAGCTTGCCCTCGATACTTCCGACGTGATCGCCGTCGGCATCGGTGATCTCGTATTTATGAGGGAGGATCGAGAAGACGTCGCTGAAGTACCGAAGTGCCTCGACGAGCGTGCTCTGTGAGGTGATCTCGGCGATGACCGACTCTGTATCCGGGTCTCGGAGCTTCCACCGATCGGTGAGCAGCGTGTAGTTCTCGTCGAGAACGACCACCGGCTCGCCGGTCGCGTCGTCGGTGAGGGTGTAGTTGCCCGCGACGTCGAGGATCCCGCCGGCTTTCACGGTGAAGACGGGATCGCCGTCCGGCCCTACGAACGGGAACTCCTCTTTCATCTTCAGCATCTTCTGTTTGCCCTGAAGCACGAGCTCCCCTGCCGAGTCGTACGCCCGGTACTTGTTCCGAAACAGCGACTGAACCACCCGGTACTCGTCGCCGGTCAGCTCGATCCCCACGAGGGAGTCGGTGCTCACCATACGCTCGCCTCGGCGACGACCATCAAATACGTATCGGAGGGGCTTCATCCGATCCGTTCGTGAACGGGGCAGTCGCTGTGATTCGGGCCGCGACCGACAAGGTTTCACCGTCCGCGCCCCCACCGAAACCAATGAG
Above is a window of Halococcus salifodinae DSM 8989 DNA encoding:
- a CDS encoding LVIVD repeat-containing protein — encoded protein: MRRRDLLCAAAGTLALPAVTRRSIAQSAYEPLGRVPLDGATEVVVGDDGRTAFLAATTGFGVVDLSDPKNPRVLADRRGLLADRENGPLTDIRDAKLDGDRLIVVGPANPGAGLNAMVLYDVSDPASPKRVAVHETDYAIHNAFLTDGRAYLSQFDGETVGMTIVDIANDEPERVGRWSILDEPNWGGIPLFPATVHDIWVQDGIAYIAHWDAGTWLVDVRDPSNPTAITRIGGLAPDELASLSGEALRRAQLVPPGNSHYVTVDEDAAVMGVGVESWAVEGEGGPGGITLWDIESPQNPEELATIDAPPTPAPSYGGLWTTAHNFDLADGRLYSSWYRGGVKIHDVSDPANPEEIATWRRTEDTSFWATVLAVPGEFFVGCSWNQYGELPQAHLYTFPDRAGPVPESTTEATTDRNAATANGSAPATTGSADGAETASNETTNGESAGAGPGFGVPAAVGGVGLAAWRYLRQNDESKKR
- a CDS encoding cupin domain-containing protein; amino-acid sequence: MGKIAIDEAAGSEMGDADRRSLSEPLDTADLAMNHYALGPGEAFSGGLHAHLDQEEVFYVQEGTATFETKSEATADSDLVEVTAGETIRFAPGEFQQGRNESDEPVAALALGAPKESTEGRVPQPCPECGESDVLAITMTDDGMGLECPECGAAIDADI
- a CDS encoding ROK family protein translates to MARYAGVDLGGTNVRAVVADADGEIRGSDKRPVPPDLSTGLPVTDAILDCLREACLAADASPGAIEAVGVAAAGRLDPTEGIVEPTNIAVDTVPLTGPIANLVNSDRVHLHKDVAAGVIGERYHAERNPDDMVYLTISSGIGAGVTVDGSVLKGWDSNAGEVGHYAVDPEGRLTCGCGHDGHWEAYCSGANIPAYARLLWNDADRPATALPIDEEGFDAVDVFAHAREDAFAERVVDRLAEWNAMGVAGVVHAYAPLVISVGGAVALNNEELVVDPIRDRLDDLVMTNVPEVRLTEFGDDVVVRGALASALTGGTGDPADHRG
- a CDS encoding SDR family NAD(P)-dependent oxidoreductase, which translates into the protein MIDPDLAGRTALVTGSAKGVGRELLLALADCGASVAVHYNTSADAASKVADRAREHGVDVTTVQADVTDPDAVDDLFSAVENDLGSVDVLVNNVGAFAPTHWEEIDFETWNRVLETNLNGTYLCSKRALDGMRAAEWGRIVNVGYASADRLLVSPQNFPYFVAKAGVLMFTRMLAADTQDEGITVNAVSPYVVENSDVFPDSLPRGRSASFEDMCQAMLFFLEDDSDYLSGQNVAVDGGWRPERV
- a CDS encoding LURP-one-related/scramblase family protein; its protein translation is MVSTDSLVGIELTGDEYRVVQSLFRNKYRAYDSAGELVLQGKQKMLKMKEEFPFVGPDGDPVFTVKAGGILDVAGNYTLTDDATGEPVVVLDENYTLLTDRWKLRDPDTESVIAEITSQSTLVEALRYFSDVFSILPHKYEITDADGDHVGSIEGKLSLKDEYVVRIDDASDVPKEAIVAAAMVIDAIEGN